In Pseudomonadaceae bacterium SI-3, the sequence TCCAGACCAGCCACACCGCCATCGCACAAGGCCACGCCTGCGGTCAAAAAGGCCGTCCTGCACCCACGGAACCGCCACACCGGGCGCTATGACTTTCCAGCGCTGATAGCGGGCAACCCCGAGTTGGCGAAGTTCGTCGTTATCAATCCCTACGGCAAGGAGAGCATCGATTTTGCCGACCCGGATGCGGTCCGCGTATTCAATCGGGCACTGCTCAAGCAGTTCTACGGAATCGTGCATTGGGATATACCGCCGGGTTACCTGTGCCCGCCGGTACCAGGCCGGGCCGACTATCTGCACGGTCTAGCCGACTTGCTGGCGGACGAAAATGCTGGAGAGATTCCTCGCGGCACAGGCATTCATGCGCTGGACGTTGGCACTGGCGCTAACTGCATCTATCCATTGATCGGTCTGCGCGAGTACGGCTGGCGCTTCACGGGGTCGGATATCGACGCAACTGCACTGGCGTCGGCCCGTACGATCGTCACCGCCAATAAGCTGAGCAAGAGCATTGCGCTGCGCCCGCAGCAGCACCCCCGCCACGTATTTGAAAACCTGATGCAGGCCGACGACCGCTTCGACGTCACGCTTTGCAATCCGCCCTTCCATGCTTCCCAAGCAGAGGCCAGCAGTGGCAGCCAGCGCAAGTGGCGCAACCTTGGCAAGCTCGACCCCAAGCGCAAACTGCCCACCCTTAACTTCGGCGGTCAGGCGGCAGAACTCTGGTGTGAAGGCGGGGAGGCAGCATTCATTGCGCTGCTGGCAGAAGAAAGTCGCGGCGTGAACCAACAGGTCTGCTGGTTCAGCACGCTGGTGTCGAAAGCAAGCAACGTACAGCCGCTACAGGCTCGGCTCAAAAAGCTCGGCGCCCAGCAGGTCCGCGTATGCGAAATGTCCCAGGGGCAAAAGCGCAGTCGCTTCGTGGCCTGGAGCTACCTCGATGATGAACAGCGCGCGAAGTGGCGTGCTGATCGCTGGTCGAATCGCCAGTCAGGCTGATCGTTTCCGCCACGATCAGCTGAAACATTTCACCTCAGACGGCAATATCCCAGCGTTGGCGATCTTTCAGGGCCAGCGTCTGGATATACCGAGGCTCCCCGTTGATTTCCTCCAGCTCGGTCATCCCGGCGAGTTCGCCGACAACGCGATAGCGCTTGCCGACGCGCTTGTCCTGCAGCGGATAGAGCTGGGCGATCTGTTGGGCGAGTTCGGTAAGTGTGGACATGGTTCGGTAGCTCCAGATAACTGCATGCCGCAGCTTTTTACAGGCCTTAGGTTACGATTCAACGACAACCTTCCTTCGTCTCGCCTGTTGGAGCCACCCGTTGCGCAATTGATTCCCTACCAGAGGCAAAAACTACCCGAACGATTGATCAGCAGATACCTACACCCAGCTGTAGCAGAGCCAGGCCGCCCTGCTGCCAGCCCCACCAAGCCGCAACCAAGAGCAGCGACGCCAACACGGCGCCGCCTGTCCATAACCAGGCGCGGCGCATCAGGCCGTACCTGCAGCCAAGCGCACGCGCTCGACGGGTTGCTCACGAATTGGCCAGTTGAGCGCAGCAGCCATCAGGCTCAGTGCGATGGAAATCTGCCAGACCAGGTCGTAACTGCCAGTCGTGTCATAGACCCAGCCGCCCAGCCAGCCACCGAAGAACGAGCCGATCTGGTGGAACAGAAACACGATGCCGCCCAACATCGACAGATTGCGCACGCCGAACAGCGTAGCGACCGTGCCATTGGTCAAGGGCACGGTGGACAGCCACAGCAACCCCATGGCGATGCCGAAGGCATAGGCGGTCCAGAGCGTCAGCGGAGCGAAGAAGAACGCGCTGATCACCACCGCTCGGGCCAGATAAAGCGCGGTCAGCAATTTCGGCTTCGAATAACAACCGCCCAGCCAGCCCGCTGTGTAGGTACCGACGATGTTGAACAGCCCGACCAGCGCCAGCACCGTCGTGCCGGCCATCGCAGGTAACTGCTTGTCGACCAGATATGCGGGCAAATGTATGCCGATGAATACGACCTGAAACCCGCAGACGAAGAAACCCAGCGCCAGCAGGCGGAAGCCCGAGTGGCTGACCGCTTCACGCAGCGCCTCCATCAGCGTCTGCTGCGGGCCGGTCACTGGCGCTGCTGGCCCACTGCGCAGCATCAACGCCAGCGGCATGATCAGCGCCACCAAAAGCCCCAGCGCCAGCAAGGCCGACGACCAGCCAAGCCAGCCGATCAGACCGAGCGTGCCGGGCAGCATGGCAAACTGACCGAACGACCCGGCTGCGCTGGCTATACCCATCGCCATGCTGCGTTTTTCGACCGGCACCGCGCGCCCGACTGCGCCAAGGATCACGGAAAACGATGTTCCGGAAAGCCCCAGCCCAATCAGCAGGCCTGCACTGAGGGACAACGATACCGGGGAATCCGCACCCGCCATCAGCAACAGGCCGACCGCATAAAGCACGCCACCGAGCAGCACCGCACGGGCCACACCGAAACGGTCCGCCAGCGCGCCGGTAACCGGCTGCGCCAGGCCCCAGATCAGATTTTGCAGGGCGATGGCAAAGGCAAAGGTCTCACGCCCCCAGCCAAATTCCGCGCTCATGGGTGGCAGGAAAAGGCCGAATCCGTGTCGGATTCCCAAGGAAAGGGCAAGGATCAAGGAGCCACCCAGCAGGATCCAGGTACTGTTGCGCCAAATCGCATTCATCACTGACACGCTTTGCAAAAATCGAGGGGGATCCATCTTACTCGCAACCACCTCGTCATCCACCTCCCCCTTTTTAATCAGGCGAACGGCGAGCGGAGGGTTGCTCGGGTAAACTGCCGCCTGTCTGCCTTCTCGACGCGAGTACCTCCATGCCGATTCGCCACTGCATCGTTCACCTGATCGAAAAAAAGCCGGACGGCACACCTGCCGTTCTCCATGCCCGTGACTCGGAGCTGGGCGATTCCCAAGCCATCGAGAACCTGCTGGCCGATCTAAACGAAAGCTATAACGCCAAGCAGGGCAAAGCCTGGGGCTACTTCCATGACGAATCGGGCGCCTACCCCTTTAGCGGCTGGCTGACGCAGTACATGGACGGCAACCAGAATTTCACTGCATTCAGCCGGCAAGCCGTGGAACACCTGCAAAAGCTGATGGAGGAATCCAACCTTTCCACTGGCGGCCATGTGCTGTTCGGCCACTACCAGCAAGGCATGACCGATTACTTGGCGATCGCATTGCTGCACCACAGCAATGGCGTAACCGTTACCGACGCGCTGGATGTCGCCGAAGCCCGGCACCTGGACCTGGGTCAACTGCATCTGGCGACGCGGATCAATCTGTCCGAGTGGAAGAACAACAAGCAGTCCAGGCAGTACATTTCCTTCATCAAGGGGAAGAACGGCAAGAAGGTCTCGGAGTATTTCCGCGATTTCATTGGCTGCCAGGAAGGTATCGACGGCCCCGGTGAAACGCGCACGCTGCTCAAAGCCTTCAGCGACTATGTCGAAAGCGAAGACCTGCCCGACGAAAAGGCACGCGAGAAGACCAGCGCGCTGGTGGGCTATGCCAGCAGTCAGGCCAAGATCGGCGAGCCCATGTCGCTGGAGGAGCTGTCCGGCGTCATCGACGAGGAGCGCCCACGCGCCTTCTACGATCACATCCGCAACAAGGACTACGGCCTTTCGCCGGAGATCCCCGCTGACAAGCGCACCCTGAACCAGTTTCAGCGATTCACTGGCCGGGCCGAAGGACTGTCGATCAGCTTCGAATCACACCTGCTGGGCTCGAAA encodes:
- a CDS encoding 23S rRNA (adenine(1618)-N(6))-methyltransferase RlmF, with protein sequence MTSRPATPPSHKATPAVKKAVLHPRNRHTGRYDFPALIAGNPELAKFVVINPYGKESIDFADPDAVRVFNRALLKQFYGIVHWDIPPGYLCPPVPGRADYLHGLADLLADENAGEIPRGTGIHALDVGTGANCIYPLIGLREYGWRFTGSDIDATALASARTIVTANKLSKSIALRPQQHPRHVFENLMQADDRFDVTLCNPPFHASQAEASSGSQRKWRNLGKLDPKRKLPTLNFGGQAAELWCEGGEAAFIALLAEESRGVNQQVCWFSTLVSKASNVQPLQARLKKLGAQQVRVCEMSQGQKRSRFVAWSYLDDEQRAKWRADRWSNRQSG
- a CDS encoding MFS transporter — its product is MNAIWRNSTWILLGGSLILALSLGIRHGFGLFLPPMSAEFGWGRETFAFAIALQNLIWGLAQPVTGALADRFGVARAVLLGGVLYAVGLLLMAGADSPVSLSLSAGLLIGLGLSGTSFSVILGAVGRAVPVEKRSMAMGIASAAGSFGQFAMLPGTLGLIGWLGWSSALLALGLLVALIMPLALMLRSGPAAPVTGPQQTLMEALREAVSHSGFRLLALGFFVCGFQVVFIGIHLPAYLVDKQLPAMAGTTVLALVGLFNIVGTYTAGWLGGCYSKPKLLTALYLARAVVISAFFFAPLTLWTAYAFGIAMGLLWLSTVPLTNGTVATLFGVRNLSMLGGIVFLFHQIGSFFGGWLGGWVYDTTGSYDLVWQISIALSLMAAALNWPIREQPVERVRLAAGTA
- a CDS encoding nucleoid-associated protein YejK; amino-acid sequence: MPIRHCIVHLIEKKPDGTPAVLHARDSELGDSQAIENLLADLNESYNAKQGKAWGYFHDESGAYPFSGWLTQYMDGNQNFTAFSRQAVEHLQKLMEESNLSTGGHVLFGHYQQGMTDYLAIALLHHSNGVTVTDALDVAEARHLDLGQLHLATRINLSEWKNNKQSRQYISFIKGKNGKKVSEYFRDFIGCQEGIDGPGETRTLLKAFSDYVESEDLPDEKAREKTSALVGYASSQAKIGEPMSLEELSGVIDEERPRAFYDHIRNKDYGLSPEIPADKRTLNQFQRFTGRAEGLSISFESHLLGSKVEYDEARDMLIIRNLPTQLTDQLKRRKG